One window of Halorubrum sp. CBA1229 genomic DNA carries:
- a CDS encoding winged helix-turn-helix domain-containing protein: MALLESDVPIREVVTTDPEKAKALENDVRAKILDMLATDEMTIEEIHDELHRRGEEKAETTVRHHVNVLKDAGMVEIARLEEAGGGTRKYYKSNTRVFSYDLPEGADNNLAQAQSTASEELTALIETLYADHGTEIEAVAREMKPCEYCDTQHYEEFMVRELLNRALIELGESGTLDDVFSTED, from the coding sequence ATGGCGCTCCTCGAATCCGACGTGCCGATCCGTGAAGTCGTGACGACGGATCCGGAGAAAGCGAAGGCACTGGAGAACGACGTTCGGGCGAAGATCCTCGATATGCTCGCGACCGATGAAATGACGATCGAGGAGATCCACGACGAGTTGCACCGTCGCGGCGAGGAGAAGGCCGAGACGACAGTGCGTCACCATGTGAACGTCCTGAAGGATGCGGGGATGGTGGAAATCGCTCGTCTGGAAGAGGCTGGTGGAGGGACACGGAAGTACTACAAGTCGAACACGCGAGTCTTCTCCTACGATCTTCCGGAAGGCGCCGACAATAACCTCGCGCAGGCGCAGTCTACCGCGTCCGAAGAATTGACTGCCCTCATCGAGACGTTGTATGCGGACCACGGTACCGAGATTGAGGCGGTTGCCCGCGAAATGAAGCCTTGCGAGTACTGCGACACCCAGCATTACGAGGAGTTCATGGTTCGCGAACTCCTGAACCGTGCCCTCATCGAATTAGGCGAGAGCGGCACGCTCGACGATGTGTTCTCGACCGAGGACTGA
- a CDS encoding cation-translocating P-type ATPase, which translates to MGTTQEQFNVGGMSCSFCAESIKKAYSRTDGVEDVDVSLAHEEVLVQYDDDRLSEVEVKDTLRELGYTIRDPDKAKRYEQQQAELADGKRRLLLAGGASIVVAVLMGWMILVMGRFESASLAMDLVTLGLALGTMFGPGRYIKQKAYQSLRRGIFNQHVLLEAGSFAGLVGGLLGLFVFPSFPTVHFFAVSVFITTYHILSEYTSLIVRTRASQAVQSLLDLQPDTARRVTDDGDVEEVPIDDLDVGHRVRVKPGENIPVDGTVVEGESTVDESVATGESIPEKKSEGDEVIGGSVNETGTLLIEVTATGEDAFLNQVAREIEEARAMKPGIIHLADRILKYFVPGVLTIAALSVLFWVVAPLAWGAASDVQRGAFAALAVLVLGYPCALGMATPLALIRGGGKAANRGILMRSGDAFQIFPDVDHIVLDKTGTITVGEPAVSEVVAFDTDEVDVLTTAASAEAFSEHPLADAILEFADEQDVEYADPDAFDSVTGKGVRAIVGSDDVLVGKPGWLSGKGIDLSKGSDDIERLQGRGLTVAGVVRDGDLLGLIGIGDEIKSDAAATIQRMRDAGITPVMITGDNERTANAVAEEVSIDRVMADVLPDEKREEIGRLQEAGHRVAMVGDGINDAPALTQADIGIAIGAGTDIAIESADIVLMGDRLGGVVDAYEIGTESYRKTRQNLVTAFAFNGVGVAAATTGLVHPVFAMLAMVLSVSAVLANSFAGQLLSGKGVNTEFALKERTDGEREDGRVTAD; encoded by the coding sequence ATGGGAACGACACAGGAACAATTCAACGTCGGGGGGATGTCCTGCTCGTTCTGTGCCGAGAGCATCAAGAAGGCCTACAGCCGGACCGACGGCGTCGAGGACGTCGACGTGAGTCTCGCCCACGAGGAGGTCCTCGTTCAGTATGACGACGACCGCCTGAGCGAGGTCGAGGTGAAGGACACGCTTCGGGAACTCGGCTATACCATCCGCGACCCGGACAAAGCGAAACGATACGAGCAACAGCAGGCCGAGCTCGCCGACGGCAAGCGCCGCCTCCTGCTCGCCGGCGGCGCATCCATCGTCGTTGCTGTGCTGATGGGCTGGATGATCCTCGTGATGGGGCGCTTCGAGTCAGCGTCGCTCGCGATGGACCTCGTGACTCTCGGGCTGGCGCTCGGGACGATGTTCGGCCCAGGACGATACATCAAACAGAAAGCTTACCAGAGCCTGCGCCGGGGGATCTTCAACCAGCACGTCCTCCTGGAAGCGGGCTCGTTCGCCGGGCTCGTCGGCGGACTGCTCGGCCTGTTCGTCTTCCCGAGCTTCCCGACCGTCCACTTCTTCGCCGTCTCCGTGTTCATCACCACCTACCACATCCTCTCGGAGTACACCAGCCTCATCGTCCGCACTCGGGCCTCCCAAGCCGTCCAGAGCCTCCTCGATCTCCAACCCGACACGGCACGCCGAGTCACCGACGACGGCGATGTCGAGGAAGTCCCGATCGACGACCTCGACGTTGGCCATCGCGTCCGCGTCAAGCCCGGCGAGAACATCCCCGTCGACGGCACCGTCGTCGAGGGCGAATCGACGGTCGACGAGTCGGTCGCTACCGGCGAGTCCATCCCCGAGAAGAAGTCCGAAGGCGACGAGGTGATCGGCGGCAGCGTCAACGAGACCGGGACGCTGCTCATCGAGGTAACTGCAACCGGCGAGGACGCGTTCCTGAATCAGGTGGCACGCGAGATCGAGGAGGCGCGGGCGATGAAACCCGGCATCATCCATCTCGCCGACCGCATCCTCAAGTACTTCGTCCCAGGCGTCTTGACGATTGCCGCGCTCTCAGTTCTCTTCTGGGTGGTTGCACCGCTCGCGTGGGGGGCAGCCTCCGACGTCCAGCGCGGGGCGTTCGCAGCGCTGGCGGTCCTCGTCCTCGGCTACCCGTGTGCGCTCGGGATGGCGACACCGCTCGCCCTCATCCGGGGCGGCGGGAAGGCGGCGAATCGCGGCATTCTGATGCGCTCCGGCGACGCCTTCCAGATATTTCCCGACGTCGACCACATCGTGTTGGACAAGACCGGCACCATCACCGTCGGCGAACCCGCCGTCAGTGAAGTCGTCGCGTTCGACACCGACGAGGTGGATGTACTCACGACTGCGGCCAGTGCAGAGGCGTTCTCCGAACACCCGCTCGCCGATGCGATCCTCGAGTTCGCTGACGAGCAAGATGTCGAGTACGCGGATCCCGACGCCTTTGACTCGGTGACCGGCAAGGGCGTCCGAGCGATCGTCGGCAGCGACGACGTGCTGGTCGGGAAACCGGGGTGGCTCAGCGGCAAGGGGATTGACCTTTCGAAGGGGAGCGACGACATTGAGCGACTTCAGGGCCGCGGCCTCACCGTTGCCGGAGTTGTTCGTGACGGTGACCTACTCGGTCTGATCGGTATCGGTGACGAGATCAAGAGCGACGCCGCTGCGACCATCCAGCGGATGCGAGACGCCGGCATCACGCCCGTGATGATCACTGGCGACAACGAGCGCACCGCGAACGCGGTCGCCGAGGAGGTCAGTATCGACCGCGTCATGGCCGACGTGCTGCCCGACGAGAAACGCGAGGAGATCGGTCGCCTGCAGGAAGCTGGCCACCGTGTGGCGATGGTCGGCGACGGCATCAACGACGCGCCGGCACTCACCCAGGCCGATATCGGGATCGCCATCGGCGCCGGCACCGACATCGCCATCGAATCGGCGGATATCGTCCTGATGGGTGACCGGCTCGGTGGCGTGGTGGACGCCTACGAGATCGGCACGGAGAGCTATCGGAAGACTCGCCAGAATCTCGTGACGGCCTTCGCGTTCAACGGTGTCGGCGTCGCCGCCGCGACCACAGGGCTCGTTCACCCCGTGTTCGCGATGCTCGCGATGGTGCTGTCTGTCTCGGCGGTGCTGGCCAACAGCTTCGCTGGCCAGCTCCTCTCCGGTAAGGGTGTCAATACCGAATTCGCTCTAAAAGAACGCACCGACGGCGAGCGGGAAGACGGTCGAGTGACGGCCGATTAA
- a CDS encoding helix-turn-helix domain-containing protein — protein sequence MADTTSSAPTCDVERTCYCPLTGVIDTLSRKYAMQLVSIIGAHDSLRFAEIEDHLPTASTSTISKRLTEFEEAGLVSRTQYNEIPPRVEYALTDEGDEIRSRLEPLLEWVTANS from the coding sequence ATGGCAGATACTACTTCATCGGCGCCCACGTGTGATGTTGAGAGGACGTGCTACTGCCCGCTCACAGGAGTTATCGACACGTTGAGCCGAAAATACGCGATGCAACTCGTCAGCATCATCGGCGCACACGACTCACTGCGGTTCGCGGAAATCGAAGATCATCTTCCGACTGCGAGCACGTCGACGATCTCGAAACGCCTCACTGAGTTCGAGGAGGCAGGACTAGTCTCACGGACGCAGTACAACGAAATTCCGCCACGCGTCGAATACGCGCTAACTGACGAGGGGGATGAGATTCGTTCGAGATTAGAACCCCTTCTTGAGTGGGTGACGGCGAACTCCTGA
- a CDS encoding heavy-metal-associated domain-containing protein, protein MERKTISVTGMSCNGCEQNVETALRNLDGVNRVEADHEADTVDVVLEDGVADDDVNAAIEQDGYDVVA, encoded by the coding sequence ATGGAGCGAAAGACGATCTCCGTCACCGGGATGTCGTGCAACGGGTGCGAACAGAACGTAGAGACCGCCCTGCGAAACCTCGATGGTGTGAATCGCGTTGAGGCCGACCACGAAGCTGACACGGTCGACGTGGTCCTTGAGGATGGAGTCGCAGACGACGATGTGAACGCGGCAATCGAACAGGATGGCTACGACGTGGTGGCTTAA
- the merA gene encoding mercury(II) reductase: protein MTHTSDYDLVILGGGAAAFAAITEASRRDLSTAMVNTGLPIGGTCVNVGCVPSKHLLAVAESGAAASENPFDAVTYPEEPTVDWADALDGTNELVERFRQENYVDVAEHFETDIYEGYGQLVDDTTIEVVDGADEGAHITGKKVLVATGSSPWAPPIDGLDDVDYYTSETILEERDLPENIVILGGGYIALEWGQILHRVGVDVTILQRSGHVLSDMEGQLGREMQRAFNEEGIDVVTSNDFQQVQDVATDSGADPGQKGVAVETVIEGEEQAFTAETLFVATGVQPNSENIGLEAVGVETESDGAIRVDEHFQTTNSDIYAAGDVIGEPELETVAAKEGNHAVKNAFGNEGVSIDYDAVPAVVFTSPEVAVVGTTEREYMDEHGTCSCRTVQMEDVPRAKAVKNTDGLVQVVKHHETDGIVGVHMVGPRAADMIMEATLAVNFGLTVDDIINTVHPFPTFSEAFKHACQAFRRNTSKMSCCIE, encoded by the coding sequence ATGACTCACACCTCCGACTATGATCTCGTGATCCTCGGCGGCGGAGCCGCTGCCTTCGCCGCCATCACCGAAGCGAGCCGGAGAGATCTCTCGACGGCGATGGTGAACACCGGCCTGCCGATCGGCGGGACCTGCGTGAACGTCGGCTGTGTCCCGAGTAAGCATCTACTCGCCGTCGCCGAGAGTGGCGCTGCAGCGTCGGAGAATCCCTTCGACGCCGTCACATATCCCGAAGAGCCGACTGTCGACTGGGCCGACGCACTCGACGGCACCAACGAACTCGTCGAGCGGTTCCGGCAGGAGAACTACGTCGACGTCGCCGAGCACTTCGAGACCGACATCTACGAGGGCTACGGCCAGCTGGTGGACGACACGACCATTGAGGTCGTCGACGGCGCCGACGAGGGCGCGCACATTACTGGGAAGAAGGTGCTCGTCGCGACGGGCAGTTCACCGTGGGCGCCGCCCATCGACGGCCTCGACGACGTCGACTACTACACGAGCGAGACCATCCTCGAGGAGCGCGACCTCCCCGAGAACATCGTGATCCTTGGTGGCGGATACATCGCGCTGGAGTGGGGCCAGATCCTCCACCGTGTCGGCGTCGACGTAACCATCCTCCAGCGCTCCGGTCACGTGCTCTCAGATATGGAAGGTCAGCTCGGCCGGGAGATGCAACGAGCCTTCAATGAGGAGGGAATCGATGTCGTGACCAGTAACGACTTCCAGCAGGTTCAGGATGTGGCTACCGACAGTGGTGCTGACCCTGGTCAGAAGGGCGTCGCTGTGGAGACTGTCATCGAGGGCGAGGAGCAAGCGTTCACCGCAGAGACGTTATTCGTCGCAACCGGCGTCCAGCCCAACAGTGAGAACATCGGCTTGGAAGCAGTCGGCGTCGAGACCGAATCCGATGGCGCGATTCGCGTCGACGAGCATTTCCAGACGACCAATTCCGACATCTACGCGGCGGGGGACGTGATCGGCGAGCCCGAACTGGAGACGGTCGCCGCCAAGGAGGGCAATCACGCCGTCAAGAACGCCTTCGGCAACGAGGGCGTCAGCATCGACTACGATGCAGTCCCCGCAGTCGTGTTCACCAGTCCCGAGGTAGCAGTCGTTGGGACAACTGAACGTGAATATATGGACGAACACGGTACCTGTTCCTGCCGGACGGTTCAGATGGAAGATGTCCCTCGGGCAAAGGCCGTCAAGAACACGGATGGACTCGTCCAGGTGGTGAAGCACCACGAGACCGACGGGATTGTTGGCGTCCACATGGTCGGCCCCCGCGCCGCCGACATGATCATGGAAGCCACGCTGGCGGTGAATTTCGGTCTCACCGTTGACGACATCATCAATACTGTCCACCCGTTCCCAACGTTCTCCGAGGCGTTCAAACACGCCTGTCAGGCGTTCCGTCGGAATACGTCCAAAATGAGCTGCTGTATCGAGTGA